A genomic region of Lysinibacillus sp. 2017 contains the following coding sequences:
- a CDS encoding DUF881 domain-containing protein, with protein sequence MTKKMYRNITIISFIIGFMLAVQYNTVQNPTERNTSDIWEIRQELSAEKSRHSELLSQISSISTTVDKYEDAEFDNPELLLQQTVDQLKKQAGILPISGPGVALTIEPSTELLQYGYEINPISPELLIRLINDLYRYNAEMVEIDGKRLTYNTAIRDINGKTTVNSEAIDKTDIKINVITQTMEQAEKLKNHLLASTFPDEFYIDNLLLTVEDAKQNIRINSTVTLQKSKYLEEK encoded by the coding sequence ATGACGAAAAAAATGTACCGTAATATTACCATTATATCGTTCATCATTGGCTTTATGTTAGCTGTGCAATACAATACAGTGCAAAATCCAACCGAACGCAATACATCGGATATTTGGGAAATTCGTCAAGAGCTTTCAGCGGAAAAATCGCGTCATTCTGAATTGCTTTCACAAATTAGTAGCATATCTACGACTGTTGATAAGTATGAGGATGCGGAGTTTGATAATCCCGAATTATTATTACAACAAACTGTCGATCAATTAAAAAAACAAGCTGGCATCTTACCGATAAGTGGTCCGGGAGTAGCATTGACGATTGAGCCTTCAACTGAATTATTACAATACGGATATGAAATAAATCCTATTTCACCCGAATTACTTATCCGACTAATAAATGATTTATATCGATATAATGCTGAAATGGTTGAAATTGATGGGAAACGGTTAACCTATAATACGGCAATTCGTGATATTAATGGGAAAACAACAGTGAATAGTGAAGCTATCGATAAAACAGATATTAAAATAAATGTTATTACACAAACAATGGAACAAGCCGAAAAGCTGAAAAATCATTTGCTTGCATCAACTTTTCCGGATGAGTTTTATATCGATAATCTTTTATTAACAGTTGAAGACGCGAAGCAAAACATTCGAATCAATTCAACGGTTACGCTACAAAAAAGTAAGTATTTAGAAGAGAAATAA
- a CDS encoding small basic family protein has protein sequence MWLPLLGLIFGVALGILTNIQIPSVYENYLSIAVLAALDTMVGGIRAQLQQVYDDKVFISGFFFNIILAAGLAFLGVHIGVDLYLAAIFAFGVRLFQNIAIIRRIILTKIDNRRLKKGENS, from the coding sequence ATGTGGTTACCACTTTTAGGGTTAATATTTGGTGTGGCGTTAGGTATTTTAACGAATATTCAAATTCCATCAGTTTATGAAAATTATTTATCTATCGCAGTGTTAGCCGCTCTTGATACAATGGTCGGGGGAATACGCGCTCAGTTACAACAGGTATATGATGACAAAGTATTTATTTCCGGTTTTTTCTTTAATATAATTTTAGCGGCAGGTCTTGCATTTTTAGGTGTGCATATTGGCGTAGATTTATATTTAGCTGCGATTTTTGCGTTTGGTGTACGATTATTTCAAAATATTGCTATAATTCGTAGAATAATATTAACAAAAATCGATAATAGACGATTAAAAAAGGGTGAAAACTCGTAA
- the ftsA gene encoding cell division protein FtsA yields MNHQEIYVSLDIGSSSIKVLIGEMGDDQLHVIGVGHVKSTGIRKGAIVDIDATVQSIKKAVEQAERMTGIKIEEVVLGVPANQTFLQPVKGVVAVNGEDREITDDDLARVIDSAQVMSIPPERELVNLIPKQFIVDNLDEIKDPRGMIGIRLEMDATMITTSKTLVHNVLRCVERAGLQIREIYLQPLAAGQFALTEDEKNQGTAYIDLGGGSTTVAVFQDGLLTHTAVIPVGGDHITKDLSIVLKTPTEQAEKIKKQYGHAFYDDASDEQLFEVPVVGTDSTDQYSQRYIAEIIGVRLEELFELVLDELARMGIQDLPGGIVISGGVAQLEGLAQLARQVMLSRVRIYTPDYIGVREPAFTTSVGLIHYANADDDFYGRSEPSTVASYAPYPAQQAPSKKQANAPERVDSGNKVSVIDRAKNLLNKFFD; encoded by the coding sequence TTGAATCATCAAGAAATATATGTTTCACTCGATATCGGGTCATCTTCTATTAAGGTCCTTATAGGTGAAATGGGTGATGATCAATTGCACGTAATTGGTGTAGGTCATGTGAAATCAACAGGTATTCGAAAAGGTGCAATCGTTGATATAGATGCAACCGTACAATCAATAAAAAAAGCAGTTGAGCAGGCAGAAAGAATGACTGGGATTAAGATCGAAGAAGTTGTACTTGGCGTGCCAGCAAATCAAACCTTTTTACAACCAGTAAAAGGTGTTGTTGCCGTTAATGGGGAAGATCGAGAAATTACAGATGATGATTTAGCTCGTGTAATTGATTCTGCACAAGTCATGTCAATTCCACCAGAGCGTGAATTAGTCAATTTAATTCCCAAACAATTTATTGTCGATAATCTCGATGAAATTAAAGACCCACGCGGTATGATCGGTATTCGTTTAGAAATGGACGCAACGATGATTACGACATCTAAGACGCTTGTACATAATGTTTTACGATGTGTTGAACGTGCCGGCTTGCAAATTCGTGAAATTTATTTACAGCCGTTAGCAGCAGGCCAATTTGCTTTAACGGAAGATGAAAAAAACCAGGGAACTGCTTATATTGATTTAGGCGGCGGATCTACGACAGTTGCAGTGTTCCAGGACGGCTTATTAACACATACGGCTGTGATTCCAGTTGGTGGCGACCATATTACAAAAGATTTATCAATTGTATTAAAAACACCGACGGAACAAGCAGAAAAAATTAAAAAGCAATATGGACATGCATTTTATGATGATGCTTCAGATGAACAATTATTTGAAGTTCCAGTCGTAGGAACAGATTCAACAGACCAATACAGTCAGCGTTATATTGCCGAAATTATTGGTGTACGTTTAGAAGAATTATTTGAACTTGTATTAGATGAGTTAGCTCGTATGGGTATTCAAGATTTACCAGGTGGTATTGTTATCTCTGGTGGAGTAGCACAGCTTGAAGGACTCGCTCAGTTAGCTCGTCAAGTAATGTTATCACGTGTACGCATTTATACGCCAGATTATATTGGTGTTCGTGAACCGGCATTTACGACGTCAGTTGGGTTAATTCATTATGCGAACGCCGATGATGATTTTTATGGTCGAAGTGAGCCAAGTACAGTGGCTTCTTATGCACCTTATCCTGCTCAACAAGCTCCTTCTAAAAAACAAGCAAATGCGCCGGAGAGAGTAGACAGCGGCAATAAAGTAAGTGTTATTGATCGCGCTAAAAACTTATTAAATAAATTTTTCGATTAA
- the ftsZ gene encoding cell division protein FtsZ, producing MLEFEMGMDQLAVIKVIGVGGGGNNAVNRMIEHGVQGVDFIAVNTDAQALNLSKAEYKLQIGGKLTRGLGAGANPEVGKKAAEESREQLEEVLRGADMVFVTAGMGGGTGTGAAPVIASIARDLGALTVGVVTRPFTFEGRKRQTQAIGGITSMKEAVDTLIVIPNDKLLQIVDKSTPMLEAFREADNVLRQGVQGISDLIATPGLINLDFADVKTIMSDKGSALMGIGIASGENRSVEAAKKAISSPLLETSIDGAKGVIMNITGGTNLSLYEVQEAADIVQLASDEEVNMIFGSVINDNLNDEIIVTVIATGFSDDFIVPKPQPIRPSIASRQQAATQAQTPQQPVRAQEQPVQHEAPRQQQQQSNYQQEDALDIPTFLRNRRR from the coding sequence ATGTTAGAATTTGAAATGGGTATGGACCAACTAGCAGTTATTAAAGTAATCGGCGTTGGCGGTGGCGGTAACAATGCTGTTAACCGAATGATTGAACATGGTGTACAAGGCGTTGATTTCATCGCTGTTAATACGGATGCACAAGCTTTAAATTTATCAAAAGCTGAATATAAATTACAAATCGGTGGAAAGTTAACGCGCGGTCTTGGTGCTGGTGCAAACCCTGAAGTAGGGAAAAAGGCAGCAGAAGAAAGTCGTGAACAATTAGAAGAAGTACTACGCGGTGCGGATATGGTATTCGTAACGGCTGGTATGGGTGGTGGTACTGGTACAGGTGCTGCGCCGGTAATCGCTTCAATTGCTCGTGATTTAGGTGCTTTAACGGTTGGTGTTGTGACACGTCCATTTACATTTGAAGGCCGTAAACGTCAAACACAAGCGATTGGCGGTATTACTTCAATGAAAGAAGCGGTTGATACACTAATCGTCATTCCAAACGATAAGTTATTACAAATTGTAGATAAATCGACACCGATGTTAGAGGCATTCCGTGAAGCGGATAACGTATTACGTCAAGGTGTACAAGGTATTTCAGATTTAATCGCAACACCTGGTCTTATCAACCTAGACTTTGCAGACGTAAAAACGATTATGTCTGATAAAGGTTCTGCGTTAATGGGTATCGGTATTGCTTCAGGTGAAAACCGTTCTGTAGAAGCTGCGAAAAAAGCTATTTCTTCACCATTATTAGAAACGTCAATCGATGGTGCTAAAGGTGTCATTATGAATATCACTGGTGGAACAAACTTAAGCTTATATGAAGTACAAGAAGCAGCAGACATCGTCCAACTAGCTTCTGACGAAGAAGTAAACATGATTTTCGGTTCAGTTATTAATGATAACTTAAATGATGAAATCATCGTAACAGTGATTGCAACAGGTTTCTCGGATGACTTTATTGTTCCAAAACCTCAGCCGATTCGTCCATCAATCGCATCACGTCAACAAGCAGCAACTCAAGCACAGACACCACAACAACCTGTTCGTGCTCAAGAACAACCAGTTCAACATGAAGCACCTCGTCAACAGCAACAACAATCAAACTATCAACAAGAAGATGCATTAGATATTCCGACATTCTTACGTAATCGTCGTCGCTAA
- a CDS encoding sigma-E processing peptidase SpoIIGA → MFAELIIVFNFILNLALLRFTQAVTNVTIPIWRMLISSLSSALIVVIFYGHAWVIFVSFILLIGIAFSFRVKSFFVQGGWLLVATLLAGGLLTAVQPLLMHRSSFVYIIICFCIVCSSLLIMKTSWKAKLIQMIQTQYVTPCEVQLAGETLALRAYIDTGNECIEPLSQAPVHFISFQAVREKLPVELSESLLQWSEQAPLELEMFPPKFRKIMRIVSITTIQNRKVFVPAFRIALCMNEKTYHNHYVVFTKNDARFPQNAQMIAHVIVLINS, encoded by the coding sequence ATGTTTGCGGAATTAATCATTGTATTTAATTTTATATTGAATCTAGCATTACTTCGTTTTACACAAGCGGTGACGAATGTAACGATACCAATTTGGCGGATGTTAATCAGTAGCTTAAGTAGTGCGCTTATTGTTGTCATTTTTTATGGACATGCGTGGGTCATATTTGTGAGTTTCATTTTGCTCATCGGAATAGCATTTTCATTCCGTGTTAAAAGTTTTTTTGTACAAGGTGGATGGTTGTTAGTTGCGACTTTATTAGCAGGCGGGTTACTTACGGCTGTTCAACCATTACTTATGCATCGCTCGAGTTTCGTTTATATTATTATATGTTTTTGCATAGTATGTAGTAGTTTATTGATCATGAAAACGAGTTGGAAAGCGAAGCTCATTCAGATGATTCAAACGCAATATGTGACTCCATGTGAAGTTCAATTAGCGGGAGAAACATTAGCGTTACGTGCTTATATCGATACAGGAAACGAATGTATCGAACCATTAAGCCAAGCACCTGTACATTTTATTTCGTTTCAAGCAGTGCGAGAGAAGCTACCCGTTGAATTAAGTGAGAGCTTATTACAATGGTCAGAGCAAGCGCCTCTTGAACTGGAAATGTTTCCACCTAAATTTCGAAAAATCATGCGCATTGTAAGCATTACGACGATACAAAATCGTAAAGTGTTCGTGCCTGCATTTCGAATAGCACTTTGTATGAATGAAAAAACCTATCATAATCATTATGTTGTTTTTACTAAAAATGACGCACGTTTTCCGCAAAATGCTCAAATGATTGCACATGTTATTGTTCTTATCAATTCATAA
- the sigE gene encoding RNA polymerase sporulation sigma factor SigE translates to MLQKIKNFFFKFIHIFVEKGTYYIGGHDSLPIPLTREEEVVVVEAFMNGDLLARDMLIERNLRLVVYIARRFDNTGTPIEDLISIGSIGLIKAIETFNLEKNIKLATYASRCIENEILMHLRKTSRMKGEVSFDEPLNSDADGNELLLSDILGTEEHIIMMDVERKLERQHMFMAIDQLTPREKYIMECRFGLNGKEEMTQKEVADHLGISQSYISRLEKKIILDLREYLNEPIA, encoded by the coding sequence TTGCTTCAAAAAATAAAAAATTTCTTTTTTAAATTCATCCACATTTTTGTCGAAAAAGGGACATATTATATAGGAGGACATGATTCATTGCCAATTCCACTAACTCGTGAAGAAGAAGTTGTCGTAGTCGAAGCTTTTATGAATGGTGATCTACTAGCAAGAGACATGCTAATTGAGCGTAATTTACGCTTAGTCGTGTATATCGCACGAAGATTTGATAATACGGGTACCCCGATTGAAGACCTAATCAGTATTGGATCTATTGGACTAATTAAAGCAATTGAAACATTTAATTTAGAAAAAAATATTAAATTAGCTACGTATGCCTCACGTTGTATAGAAAATGAGATTTTAATGCATTTACGAAAAACGAGTCGAATGAAAGGCGAAGTCTCTTTTGATGAGCCATTAAACTCGGACGCAGATGGTAATGAATTACTATTATCCGACATATTAGGAACAGAAGAACATATTATCATGATGGATGTCGAACGGAAATTGGAACGGCAACATATGTTTATGGCAATCGATCAGCTGACACCACGAGAAAAATATATTATGGAATGTCGCTTTGGATTAAATGGTAAAGAGGAAATGACTCAAAAGGAAGTAGCCGATCATTTAGGAATATCACAATCCTACATTTCACGTTTAGAAAAGAAAATAATTTTAGACCTACGCGAATATTTAAATGAACCAATCGCATAA
- the sigG gene encoding RNA polymerase sporulation sigma factor SigG yields MRTKVELCGVDTSTLPLLKPEEMKNLFIRLQQGEEHVREELVFCNLRLVLSIVGRYAYRGEQADDLFQVGCIGLLKAIDNFDLSHNVRFSTYAVPMIMGEIRRHLRDHHSLRVSRSLRDIAYKAMQAREQYITEHLVEPTIDQLAQVIDMKKEDVLYALDAIQDPLSLQEPIYSDGGDAIYMIDQLKDKVSEEQWIGTISLQESMKKLDVRQKLIITKRFFYGETQSEIAQSLGISQAQISRLEKSAVEMMKRDFR; encoded by the coding sequence ATGCGTACAAAGGTAGAGCTATGTGGCGTCGATACATCAACGTTACCGCTATTGAAGCCCGAAGAAATGAAAAATCTTTTTATCCGATTACAGCAAGGTGAAGAGCATGTTCGAGAAGAATTAGTGTTTTGTAATTTGAGACTTGTGTTAAGTATTGTAGGTCGTTATGCATATCGAGGGGAACAAGCAGATGATTTGTTTCAAGTAGGATGCATTGGATTATTAAAGGCCATAGATAATTTTGATTTATCGCATAATGTCCGCTTTTCTACGTATGCGGTACCAATGATTATGGGAGAGATTCGCCGCCATTTACGAGACCATCATTCATTGCGTGTATCGCGTTCATTACGTGATATTGCCTATAAAGCGATGCAAGCTCGTGAACAGTATATTACTGAGCATTTAGTAGAACCTACAATCGATCAGCTGGCACAAGTGATTGATATGAAAAAAGAAGATGTGCTCTATGCTCTCGATGCAATTCAAGATCCATTGTCCTTACAAGAACCGATTTATTCAGATGGTGGAGATGCCATTTATATGATTGATCAATTAAAAGATAAAGTATCTGAAGAACAATGGATCGGGACAATTTCTTTACAGGAAAGTATGAAAAAATTAGATGTCCGTCAAAAATTAATTATTACAAAACGATTTTTTTACGGAGAAACACAATCAGAAATTGCTCAATCATTAGGCATATCACAAGCTCAAATTTCTCGATTAGAAAAGAGTGCTGTTGAAATGATGAAGCGTGATTTTAGGTAA
- a CDS encoding PRC-barrel domain-containing protein, whose product MRFTSVQEKEIIDAESGKFIGYIVDAEVSEKDGMIEAFIISAPKKFYHLFQAEEGVRKIAYSHILTVGKDVILVKTQNE is encoded by the coding sequence ATGCGGTTTACGTCAGTTCAGGAAAAGGAAATTATTGATGCAGAGAGTGGAAAATTTATCGGTTATATCGTCGATGCAGAAGTTAGTGAAAAGGATGGAATGATTGAGGCGTTTATAATTTCTGCGCCAAAGAAGTTTTACCACTTATTCCAAGCGGAAGAGGGAGTAAGGAAGATTGCTTATAGTCATATACTCACAGTGGGAAAAGATGTCATACTTGTGAAGACTCAAAACGAATAG
- a CDS encoding YggS family pyridoxal phosphate-dependent enzyme, with protein MAKIVNNLEIIQNNIEQAKQRSNAQQAVNIIAVTKQVDVARTQEAIEAGLVNLGENRPEGLESKLQAIQSTISWHYIGSLQTRKVKQIINEIDYLHSLDRLSLAEEIEKRATKKVKCFVQANVSGEDSKHGLTKEQTLEFVKQLEKFSKIEVVGLMTMAPFTEDESVIRHVFQELKQLQQEVAQLNLHNVPCTELSMGMSNDYEIAVEEGATFVRIGTALVG; from the coding sequence GTGGCGAAAATCGTAAATAATTTAGAAATTATTCAAAATAATATAGAACAAGCAAAACAACGATCAAATGCACAGCAAGCCGTCAATATTATTGCTGTAACGAAACAAGTTGATGTAGCACGCACACAAGAGGCAATTGAAGCAGGTCTAGTAAACTTAGGTGAAAATCGTCCAGAAGGCTTAGAATCAAAGCTACAGGCCATTCAGTCAACTATTTCTTGGCATTATATCGGTTCTCTACAAACACGTAAAGTGAAGCAAATCATTAATGAAATTGATTATTTACACTCATTAGATCGTTTGAGTTTAGCAGAGGAAATTGAAAAAAGAGCAACAAAAAAGGTGAAATGCTTTGTTCAAGCGAATGTATCGGGAGAAGATTCAAAGCATGGATTAACGAAAGAGCAAACACTTGAATTTGTAAAGCAACTTGAGAAATTTTCAAAAATAGAAGTAGTTGGCTTAATGACAATGGCTCCTTTCACTGAGGATGAATCCGTTATTAGACATGTGTTTCAGGAATTAAAACAGCTTCAACAAGAGGTTGCACAATTAAACTTACACAATGTACCTTGTACGGAGTTATCGATGGGAATGTCAAATGACTATGAAATTGCCGTTGAAGAAGGTGCAACATTTGTAAGAATTGGAACAGCTCTTGTTGGTTAA
- a CDS encoding cell division protein SepF — protein MSIKNIFDKFFYLEEAEEEHALEQSQPAEKQVPRAVPSQNQERIPQQQVIQNRIKKERKPQQQSRNEVSVQNNVVSLQAASSSKNSKLVLIEPRVYAEAQDIAEHLKNKRATVVNLQRIDRDQGKRIIDFLSGTVYALGGDIQRIGNDIFLCTPENVEVSGEISNLTFE, from the coding sequence ATGAGTATTAAAAATATATTTGATAAATTCTTCTATCTAGAAGAGGCAGAAGAAGAACATGCACTAGAGCAATCGCAACCAGCAGAAAAGCAAGTACCAAGGGCAGTGCCATCTCAAAATCAAGAGCGCATACCTCAACAGCAAGTCATTCAAAATCGTATAAAAAAAGAGCGTAAGCCTCAACAACAGTCACGAAATGAAGTTTCTGTACAAAATAATGTTGTAAGTTTACAAGCAGCTTCATCTTCTAAAAATTCAAAGCTTGTTTTAATAGAGCCACGAGTTTATGCGGAAGCACAAGATATAGCAGAACACTTAAAAAATAAACGTGCAACAGTTGTAAATCTTCAACGTATCGACCGTGATCAAGGAAAACGAATTATCGATTTCTTAAGTGGTACGGTATATGCACTAGGTGGCGATATTCAACGTATCGGCAATGATATTTTTTTATGCACACCAGAAAACGTAGAAGTATCAGGTGAAATTTCAAACCTAACGTTTGAATAA
- a CDS encoding YggT family protein: MTIISIVSAAFMIYRYMLIAYILMSWIPALQESAVGRFLEKACEPYLGFFRKFIPPIGMIDISPIVGLFVLIFIEQGVYNVIGFLL; the protein is encoded by the coding sequence ATGACAATTATTTCAATTGTTAGCGCAGCATTTATGATTTATCGTTATATGCTGATCGCTTACATACTAATGTCTTGGATTCCAGCGCTACAAGAATCTGCAGTAGGACGATTTTTAGAAAAGGCTTGTGAACCGTATTTAGGATTTTTCCGTAAGTTTATCCCACCGATTGGTATGATCGATATTTCACCAATTGTCGGTCTTTTCGTATTAATTTTCATCGAACAAGGTGTTTATAACGTCATCGGATTTTTGTTATAG
- a CDS encoding RNA-binding protein produces MEHLIQHFRKDEQPFIEQVVGWQREVEDRYAPKLTDFLDPRQRFIVESIVKQSEDLKVFTEGLFENAERKRMLIAPSYFEPAEEEFQITIYSIHYPTKFVQLRHPDVLGSLLSIGLDRSKFGDIRLTENTVQFALTMEIADYVRAHLTSIGKVKVHLEEVDATTPYIQNEEKWVENSYTVSSMRLDVVLATIANISRQKSQSLINAGKVKVNWTVREAVAFELQEGDIVSARGFGRMKVIMTEGRTKKDKIRLQVGRLEQKT; encoded by the coding sequence GTGGAGCATCTAATACAACATTTTCGAAAAGATGAACAACCCTTTATTGAACAGGTTGTCGGTTGGCAGCGTGAAGTAGAGGATCGCTATGCACCAAAGTTGACGGATTTTCTTGACCCGAGACAGCGCTTTATCGTTGAATCGATTGTTAAACAGTCGGAGGACTTGAAGGTGTTTACGGAAGGTTTATTTGAAAATGCAGAACGAAAACGAATGCTGATTGCTCCGTCCTATTTTGAGCCTGCTGAAGAAGAGTTTCAAATTACGATTTATTCGATTCATTACCCGACGAAATTTGTTCAACTACGTCATCCAGATGTGCTAGGTTCACTATTATCAATTGGTCTTGATCGAAGTAAGTTTGGAGATATTCGTTTAACTGAAAATACGGTACAATTTGCACTCACTATGGAAATTGCTGATTATGTACGTGCTCATTTGACGAGTATTGGAAAAGTGAAGGTGCATTTAGAAGAAGTAGATGCAACAACACCCTATATTCAAAATGAAGAAAAATGGGTGGAAAATTCTTACACCGTTTCTTCTATGCGCTTAGATGTTGTCTTAGCAACGATTGCTAATATTTCTCGCCAAAAATCACAAAGCTTAATTAACGCGGGAAAGGTAAAAGTCAATTGGACGGTGCGTGAAGCTGTTGCATTTGAGCTACAAGAAGGCGATATTGTTTCGGCACGTGGATTTGGTCGAATGAAGGTTATTATGACAGAAGGACGTACGAAAAAGGATAAAATTCGCCTACAAGTAGGACGTTTAGAGCAAAAAACATAA
- a CDS encoding DivIVA domain-containing protein, with product MPLSPLDIHNKEFARGFRGYAEDEVNEFLDQIIKDYEIILRERKELEDKVKIMSERMNHYNSLEDTLQRSIVVAQEAADEVRRNSQKEAKLIVKEAEKNADRIINDALTKARKVTIEIDELKKQSKVFRNRFKMLVEAQLDLLNTDDWEHLLEYDVDLTEIQDQNRSDEEQESSAEGNVMY from the coding sequence ATGCCATTATCACCTCTTGATATACATAATAAAGAATTTGCCCGTGGATTCCGTGGATATGCTGAAGATGAGGTCAATGAGTTTTTAGATCAAATTATTAAAGATTATGAGATTATTTTACGTGAAAGAAAAGAATTAGAAGACAAAGTAAAAATAATGTCTGAACGGATGAATCACTACAATTCATTAGAAGATACATTGCAAAGATCAATCGTTGTAGCACAAGAGGCGGCTGATGAAGTTCGCCGCAACTCTCAAAAAGAAGCCAAGTTAATCGTGAAAGAAGCAGAAAAAAATGCAGATCGTATTATTAATGATGCATTAACGAAAGCACGTAAAGTAACGATTGAAATTGATGAATTAAAGAAACAATCAAAAGTATTCCGCAATCGTTTTAAAATGCTTGTCGAAGCACAATTAGATTTATTGAACACCGATGATTGGGAACACTTACTTGAATATGATGTTGATCTTACAGAAATTCAAGATCAAAATCGTTCTGATGAAGAACAAGAGAGTTCAGCAGAAGGAAATGTAATGTATTAA